One part of the Mustela erminea isolate mMusErm1 chromosome 11, mMusErm1.Pri, whole genome shotgun sequence genome encodes these proteins:
- the LOC116568777 gene encoding uncharacterized protein LOC116568777 gives MTLKAVAPQQRRAVVVVAAAAAAAAAARASGSRAGERVGEGRERGRLGPPGSLREEAGAGKEGSRGPAWGGRQEGLRALCGPFSASERPRGALASCAVRTPGLPSGLGLGGSRKSETWTWRRAPSWGLRRERCECPGAGPCSGKAELEETLTCPGVTTSCSRERKGGSRSELEHRGRTRGGTQLAGPAPPGSFPFTKFAARSRDVPGGFSMFICWFLLTPWVSKLKYSDWIYKPQVLGREFGLQSWMWGHSNLASSLFSLTPALC, from the exons ATGACACTCAAGGCTGTGGCCCCGCAGCAGAGGAgagctgtggtggtggtggcggcggcggcggcggcggcggcggcagccagAGCGAGCGGTAGCCGAGCTGGTGAgcgagtggg tgaaggcagagagagaggcaggctgggtcCGCCTGGCAGCCTACGAGAAGAGGCGGGAGCGGGAAAGGAGGGGAGCCGAGGCCCGGCGTGGGGAGGCCGGCAGGAAGGGCTTCGAGCCCTGTGCGGACCTTTTTCAGCCTCTGAGCGGCCGCGCGGCGCGCTAGCCTCCTGCGCTGTGAGGACGCCCGGACTTCCCTCAGGACTAGGGCTCGGCGGGAGCAGAAAGAGCGAGACCTGGACTTGGCGGCGCGCCCCGTCCTGGGGGCTTCGGCGGGAGCGCTGCGAGTGCCCAGGCGCGGGACCCTGCAGCGGGAAAGCCGAGCTG GAAGAAACCTTGACATGTCCTGGCGTGACCACTTCGTgctccagagaaagaaaaggcggCTCTCGGAGCGAGCTTGAACACCGCGGCAGAACCCGGGGTGGAACTCAGCTCGCAGGCCCAGCACCACCAGGCTCCTTTCCCTTCACCAAGTTTGCAGCCAGGAGTAGAG ATGTTCCAGGAGGATTTTCTATGTTTATCTGCTGGTTTCTGCTGACTCCATGGGTATCTAAGCTTAAGTACAGTGATTGGATATACAAGCCCCAAGTCCTGGGGAGAGAATTTGGGTTACAAAGTTGGATGTGGGGACACTCAAACCTTGCCTCTTCACTCTTCAGCCTTACCCCTGCACTGTGCTAA